The Anoplopoma fimbria isolate UVic2021 breed Golden Eagle Sablefish chromosome 1, Afim_UVic_2022, whole genome shotgun sequence region ttttatttcatatctcACATATGTTGCCTCTGTAATTGTTGTGAATTTGACAATAGAATAaagctgtatttgtgtttactgctgcttcgctaatgttagcatgctaacagactAAACTAACTAATTAACTAATTAACTCACTAACTCATTAACTCACTAACTCACTAACTCATTAACTCACTAACTCATTAACTGACTAactcattaactcattaactcactaactcattaactcattaactcattaactCACTAACTGACTAactcattaactcattaactAATTAACTCATTAACTAATTAACTCACTAACTAActcactaactaactaactcacTAACTAACTCActcactaactaactaactaactaactcgctcactaactaactaactaactaactaactaactaactaacactaactgactgactaactCATTAACTCACTAACTAACTCACTAACTCATtaactcattattattatattcctttattgatccccatgggggaaatccgggtgttgcagcagctcaactacatagaaacagacaataaatacacatactatacaacaaaataaaaatagaataaaaataaaaataagaaataagaataaaaataaaaatgttcagtaTATCCAcattggggaggggggggggggggggctggtcagcatggtgacagactgtggtctctgctgttgttgtacagtctgatggcagtgggcacaaatgagcgtctgaagctccgtcctgctctttggtagaatcagccgatggctgaaagagctgcccagctgtcacagctcctcatggagagggtgagagggattgtccaggatggctccgagtttggccttcatcctcctctcacccactgactccagactgtccagctccagaccaccacagagctggctctcctcaccagcttgttgagcttgttggcatctccagtcctgatgccaccaccccagcacgctacagcaaagaagagggcactggctaccacagactggtagaagaagaagagggcactggttaccacagactggtagaagaagaagagggcactggttaccacagactggtagaataagaagagggcactggttaccacagactggtagaagaagaagaagagggcactggttaccacagactggtagaagaagaagaagagggcactggttaccacagactggtagaagaagagggcactggctaccacagactggtagaagaagagggcactggctaccattacattacattacagtcatttagcagacgcttttatccaaagcgacttacaggaagtgtattcaacataggtattcaagagaactactagtcaccagaagtcataagtgcatctcctttcttaaacaagcatcttaaagcataagccagagcaaaagtatagtgcagaggcaagttactacgaaaacaataattgcaacagactaatccgaatatagtaagtgctacaaactactacgaataggataagtgcagtaaacaaatacaaattcaataagtgcagcgaactgatacaaatacagtaagtgcaacaactaatacgagtgcaataagtgctacgaggaaggctcagggtagtacttcttgaagaggtgagttttcagcctgcgcctaaagatgggcagtgactctgctgtcctgacgtcggtggggagttcattccaccactgaggggccaggacagaaaaaagctgtgaccgggtggatcggccggagggacctctgagcgacggggaaaccaatcgcccgaggcagcagagcgaagtggtcgggcaggggtgtagggcttgaccaaggcctggagataggaaggagctgttcctctcactgccctgtaggctagcaccagagtcttaaactggatgcgagctcttacagggagccagtgtagagaacggagaagggaagttgtgtgagagaacttggggcgattgaacaccagacgtgctgcagctttctggacaagctccagaggtctgatggccgacgccggggctccagtagtgagttgcagtagtccaggcgggagatgaccagagcctggatgagcacctgcgccgtctcctcagtgaggaaggggcgaatcctcctgatgttgtagaggaggaatctgcaggagcgtgtgaccgatgcaatgtttgctgagaacgacagttggtcgtccagggtcacacccagattcctcacagtcccagttggcgtcaccacggcatcatcaatggtgatggacaggtctcggtgcgggcaacccttccccgggaggaagagtagctcggttttgtccaggttgagcttcaggtggtgtgtcgccatccacttcgagaagagggcactggctaccacagactggtagaagaagagggcactggctaccacagactggtagaatgccttgagcagtttattgcacattAACTCACTAACTCATTAACTAATTAACTCACTAACTAACTGACTAACTGACTAactcattaactcattaactcattaactCACTAGCTCACTAACTGAGCTAACTTCTAGTTAGCTCAGTTAGACGTTAGCTCATTGCTCTTGTTTCTCTTCCtggatgctaacgttagcatgtaGCTCGTAGCGGGCGCTGTGAGTctgaacagccaatcagagctgttaaacaaacacaaaccttcTGGAGGAACAGACTTAATTTATTCTGTCGTCATGAACCAATCAGACCCACCGATTCAGGATCTGCTGGTCGTTGCCATGACAACAACTTTCCCAAACAAAGAGGAACACTTGGACAAAGTGAAGTCATCGACCTGTCTTCAGGTagaagctgctgctctgtggctCTGCAGCAGGATCCCACAATGCTTCAGTGTTCCTGGCCGGGGTCACGGGGTCACGGGGCCCCCGGGGGCCTCATGGCAGCCGTCCAGACCACCAGGActcagagagacggaggaggagacggactTCAGCCGGAGAGAAGGACGTGGATTTAATGACACCTCTGTCCATTCACctgtccatcacacacacacacacactgagaacacacacacactgaacacacacactgagaacacacactgagaacacacacacactgaacacacacactgagaacacacactgagaacacacacacacacacacacactgaacacacacacactgaacacacacactgaacacacacactgagaacacacactgagaacacacacactgaacacacacactgaacacacacacacacacacacacacacacacacacacacacacacacacacacacacacacacacactcactgagaacacacacacacactgagaacacacacacacacacacacacacacacacacacacacactgaacacacacactgagaacacacacactgaacacacacacacacacacacacacacacacacacacacactgaacacacacactgagaacacacacactgaacacacacacacacactgagaacacactgaacacacacacacacacacacactgaacacacacactgaacacacacacacacacacacacacacacacatactgagaacacacactaaacatacacacacacacatagtgagaacacacacacacacacactaaacatccatacacacacaaacacacacacacacacacaaaaacacacacacacacacgctaaacatccatacacacacacacacacacacaaacacacacacactaaacatccacacacacactaaacacacactgtccatcacacacacacacacacacacacacacacacacacacacacacacacacacacacacacacacacacacacacacacagaacaaacacacactaaacacacacacactgaacacacacacacacatatagaacataaacacacacactgaaaacacagactAGTACTATACTACAGCAGAAACAGACTATACTACAGTAGAAACAGACTATACTACAGCAGAAACAGACTATACTACAGTAGAAACAGATTATACTACAGTAGAAACAGACTATACTACAGTAGAAACAGATTATACTACAGTAGAAACAGACTATACTACAGTAGAAACAGACTATACTACAGTAGAAACAGACTATACTACAGTAGAAACAGATTATACTACAGTAGAAACAAACAGATTATACTACAGTAGAAACAGATTATACTACAGTAGAAACAAACAGATTATACTACAGTAGAAACAGACTATACTACAGTAGAAACAGACTATACTACAGTAGAAACAGATTATACTACAGTAGAAACAGATTATACTACAGCAGAAACAGATTATACTACAGCAGAAACAGACTATACTACAGCAGAAACAGATTATACTACAGTAGAAACAGACTATACTACAGTAGAAACAGACTATACTACAGCAGAAACAGACTATACTACAGTAGAAACAGATTATACTACAGTAGAAACAGACTATACTACAGTAGAAACAGATTATACTATACTACAGTAGAAACAGATTATACTATACTACAGTAGAAACAGATAATACTACAGTAGAAACAGATTATACTACAGTAGAAACAGATAATACTACAGTAGAAACAGATTATACTACAGTAGAAACAGATAATACTATACTACAGTAGAAACAGATAATACTACAGTAGAAACAGATTATACTACAGTAGAAACAGATAATACTACAGAAAAAACTGTCTATATTACAGTagaactatgacttttttgtcatcTTGAAGTAGAGGTgatttttctgttctgtttacGTTTTTATTGAGTTcctctgttttgtgtctttgtgttctcGCTTtagcttcctcctcctcctcctcctcctcctcctcctcctcctcctttatgTCTGTTGACATAAAGGAGTTCATTGTATCTTAACTTTGTTCTCCTTTATCTTCATCATTAAACGTTTTCCGTTACAGCTCATTCTGAGTCgtcttttttaattgttaaacctcatgacctttgacctccatgctgatgttaaacctcatgacctttgacctccacgCTGATGTTAAACctcatgacctttgacctccacgCTGATGTTAAACctcatgacctttgacctcatgtTTTCATGTGGTCTGATAGAAAGGATtatgaaaaccaaaaatgtcacGTTTTCGTAGAAAAGAACAAACTCATCTTCACAGTTTAATGactttaacttttattattttcgaCACATCAGGAtacaaaaactgtaaacaataaatataaaggTAGAGATGAattcagacaaaacaacagacacTGAAAGCAAAGCATGCTGGGTAAACGGTCCACAAATTGACTCCCTCTGTGATCACACTGGCATGACTGGTTTGGACATATCTCTTAAAGGAGCACTCCATccaggtgcattatgggaagtgtaggactGTTTCTGAACTTAAAGTCAGGACATCTGTTAATAACCACAACAACTACTGAGGACTGGTCTCACTGGGACGCTTCCTCATCAACTGGTTTTAGGGGTCTCTGTGGGTCCCTGAGTCTTTAGGGGTCTCTGAGTCTTTAGGGGTCTCTGTGGGTCTCTGGGGGTCTACGTATAGTTCAGGACCTGTGTAGACCTGAACACTGTCTGGAATGTGATTGGCTGACCACAGAGCTTTGTCACcagattaaaccaaaacaaaccaaacaaataagttcagaaactaagttatgtgtaataaaatggaatgacacagggaaaaagtattgaccACAtgaagggaggtgcaaaaaggcatggaaagccaagacaccagctgaaatctatcagtaattagaaagcaatcctgccccttgtcagtgcaaatgaatatcagctggttcagtcccaactgatggcctataaaaaggtgtcacattaccaaggtgtcacacaagaaacatctcatgatgggtaaaagcaaagagctctctcaagaccttcacaaccttattgttgcagaacatactgatggcgttggttacagaaggatttctaaacttctgaatgttccagtgagcactgttggggccataatccggaagtggaaagaacatcatttcaccataaaccggccacgaccaggtgctcctcgcaagatttctaacagaggagtgaaaataattatcagaagagttgtccaagagccaaggagcactagtggagagcttcagaaagacctggaatcagcaggtacaattgtttcaaagaaatcaataagtaatgcatcaaccgccgtggcctgtatgcacgctcaccacgcaagactccattgatgaagaaaaagcatgttgaagctcgtttaaagtttgctgcacaacatttagacaagcctgtgaaatactgggagaatatagtctggtcagatgagaccaacattgaactctttggatgccataacacacaccatgtttggaggtcaaatggcactgcacatcaccccaaaaacaccataccaacagtgaagtttggaggtggaacatcatggtgtggggctgtttttcagcatacggcactggcaaacttcatataattgaaggaaggatgaatggaaaaatgtagcgagacattcttgataaaaatctgctgccatctagcaggatgatgaagatgaaacgagggtggacatttcagcaagacaatgatcccaaacacacagccaaggaaactctccattggtttcagagaaagaaaataaagctgctagaacggcccagccaatcacctgacctgaatccaatagaaactctatggaaagaactaaagatcagagttcatagaagaggcccacggaaccttcaagatgtgaaaactgtttgtgtggaagaatgggccaaagtcacacctgagcaatgcatgcgactagtttctccatacaggaggcgtcttgaagctgtcattaccaacaaaggcttctgtaccaagtattaaatacatttcagtaagcgtattcaatactttttccctgtcatttcattttattatacataacttcatttctgaacggatttgtttggtgttctttgtatgtatggattacttgggttgttaccgacatctggtgacaatttcatgtcaatagcacctttagaaatatatttactgagaaaaatggtgacgtgttcaatacttattttaccagctgtatatgtatatatagatatttatatatctatatatacatattaataaatgtgtatatatatattatgtatataaatatatatatatatatatacacatatttattcatattaatgaATTAACATATTTGTATTGATATTAATCTTTGGAATTCGATCTTCTGAGTGAGCAGCGAGGACTTGAAGTTGGACTTGATGACGACTTTGACCTCCAGCTTGGTCCGACCGACCTCTCGGACCAGAGGGATGACCCTGAACGGCAGGATGATGTCTTTGGTGGTCCGATACCTGAGGACACATGGACACACGTCTCAGGCCTCAGGTCTCCTgtctgatggtgtgtgtgtgggtgggtgtgacctctgacctcatgAGCTCGTAGTCTCTGTCCGGAGGGATGAAGCTGATGCTGCGTTCAGAGTCAAACTTGCTGAGACGAACACACTGATGGAAGGTGCAGTCATCAGTGGCTATCGACTGTTTACCACTGAGGAGAGGGGACAGGTCAGAACTACTGGAGGACATCACTTTAAGAGAGGACAGTCACATGATGCATGGAGCTACACTCATGTCAAATCAAACTACATGTTGGAGCTccaacacacactgaatgagCTGAATGACAgccaggaagtgaccatatatggaggaGGTGATGCAGGTGAcctgtgtgacctctgacctcttggCTCCGTCCTCTGAACTCCCTCCTTTTCCCTGCTTGTCGATGACGATCTTGTCGTTCATGCCGAACTTACACTCGGGCATCCCGCTCAGGTAACTCTTCATCACCACGTGGCCGGAGACGTGAGCGCTAGGCACCTGACCTGCACACAGAGTCACATGATGAGGACGAGGACGTCATGCTGTATCATGATTGGACGGGCTCATCTCTAAGAAGCTCCTCTGGTGAGGAACGTTAGCTGCTAACTGCTGCTAGCATTTATAAATATCCTATCCCACCAGCTGTCACTCTAACACCTGACCTGGTGGGGACAGGtaccttaaagggacagttacCTTAAGGGGACGATTATCTTAAGGGGACGGATACCTTAAGGGGACACTACCTTGAAGGGACACTACCTTGAGGGGACATTACCTTGAGGGGACATTACCTTCAGGGGACATAACCTTAAGAGGACACTACCTTAGGGGGACATAACCTTAGGGGACATAACCTTAAGAGGACAATGCCTTAGGGGGACATTACCTTGAGGGGACATAACCTTAAGAGGACACTGCCTTAGGGGGACATAACCTTAGGGGACATAACCTTAAGAGGACAATGCCTTAGGGGGACATTACCTTGAGAGGACATAACCTTAAGAGGACACTGCCTTAGGGGGACATTACCTTGAGGGGACATAACCTTAAGAGGACACTGCCTTAGGGGGACATAACCTTAAGAGGACACTGCCTTAGGGGGACATAACCTTAGGGGACATAACCTTAAGAGGACAAAGCCTTAGGGGGACATTACCTTGAGGGGACATAACCTTAAGAGGACACTGCCTTAGGGGGACATTACCTTGAGGGGACATAACCTTAAGAGGACACTGCCTTAGAGGGACATTACCTTTAGGGGACATTACCTTAAGAGGACACTGCCTTAGGGGGACATTACCTTGAGAGGACATAACCTTAAGAGGACAATGCCTTAGGGGGACATTACCTTGAGAGGACATAACCTTAAGAGGACACTGCCTTAGGGGGACATTACCTTGAGGGGACATAACCTTAAGAGGACACTGCCTTAGGGGGACATTACCTTGAGGGGACATTACCTTAAGAGGACACTGCCTTAGGGGGACATTACCTTGAGGGGACATAACCTTAAGAGGACACTGCCTTAGGGGGACATTACCTTGAGGGGACATAACCTTAAGAGGACACTGCCTTAGGGGGACATAACCTTAGGGGACATAACCTTAAGAGGACAATGCCTTAGGGGGACATTACCTTGAGGGGACATAACCTTAAGAGGACACTGCCTTAGGGGGACATTACCTTGAGGGGACATAACCTTAAGAGGACACTGCCTTAGGGGGACATTACCTTGAGGGGACATTACCTTAAGAGGACACTGCCTTAGGGGGACATTACCTTGAGGGGACATAACCTTAAGAGGACACTGCCTTAGGGGGACATTACCTTGAGGGGACATAACCTTAAGAGGACACTGCCTTAGGGGGACATTACCTTAAGAGGACAATGCCTTAGGGGGACATTACCTTGAGAGGACATAACCTTAAGAGGACACTGCCTTAGGGGGACATAACCTTGAGGGGACATTACCTTAAGAGGACACTGCCTTAGGGGGACATTACCTTGAGGGGACATTACCTTAAGAGGACACTGCCTTAGGGGGACATTACCTTGAGGGGACATAACCTTAAGAGGACACTGCCTTAGGGGGACATTACCTTGAGGGGACATAACCTTAAGAGGACACTGCCTTAGGGGGACATTACCTTGAGGGGACATTACCTTAAGAGGACACTGCCTTAGGGGGACATTACCTTGAGGGGACATAACCTTAAGAGGACACTGCCTTAGGGGGACATTACCTTGAGGGGACATTACCTTAAGAGGACACTGCCTTAGGGGGACATTACCTTGAGGGGACATAACCTTAAGAGGACACTGCCTTAGGGGGACATTACCTTGAGGGGACATAACCTTAAGAGGACACTGCCTTAGGGGGACATTACCTTAAGAGGACAATGCCTTAGGGGGACATTACCTTGAGAGGACATAACCTTAAGAGGACACTGCCTTAGGGGGACATAACCTTGAGGGGACATTACCTTAAGAGGACACTACCTTAGGGGGACATTACCTTGAGGGGACATTACCTTAAGAGGACACTGCCTTAGGGGGACATTACCTTGAGGGGACATTACCTTAAGAGGACACTGCCTTAGGGGGACATTACCTTGAGGGGACATAACCTTAAGAGGACACTGCCTTAGGGGGACATTACCTTGAGGGGACATGAGCAAGTCTCCATCACGTCCAGAAAGAGCTTGTTGTGTCGGTATTTGATTCCTTCTCGTCTCCAGCCGATCTGACCGGTGACCTGACTGGTGACCTGACTGGTGATCTGAGACTGCTCCTCCTTGGTCTGTATattcatcatcataataatattaatgatgcaataatataaataatgattactatatgaataataataattactatattaataataattgttactaaaataataatgactatattaataataattgttactatattaataataattgtgtgGACTCACATGGTGCTGCAGGGCAATACAGGAGACCGAAGgaaaacagacaggaaacagtgaGTTTCTCATTAAAAGcacattactttttaaaatatgatcatatttattaataataaagccACATCATGTCTCAtatgtattaatactaataagAATCATGTCTCAGTCCTACCTGACTCTTGATGCCTTGCTGAGTGATGAAGGTTTTCAGAGCTCCGGTTTCAGAGTTTTGAGGGTAACCAAAGTCCAGAatctctgcagagaaaaacacaacaaacaaaccaatatataaacaaacacagaaatatataaacaaacaaacaaacaaatatataaataaaccaatatataaacaaacaagcaaacaaaccaatatataaacaaacaaaccaatatataaacaaacaaacaaacaaacaaaccaatatataaacaaacaaactacattacatttacattagagtcatttagcagacgctgttatccaaagcgacttacagtcagtagtatgttacatatcattcacc contains the following coding sequences:
- the ap2m1b gene encoding LOW QUALITY PROTEIN: AP-2 complex subunit mu-B (The sequence of the model RefSeq protein was modified relative to this genomic sequence to represent the inferred CDS: inserted 1 base in 1 codon); amino-acid sequence: MIGGLFIYNHKGEVLISRVYRDDIGRNAVDTFQVNVIHARQQVRSPVTNIARTSFFHVKRSNIWLAAVTKQNVNATMVFEFLYKMCDVMSAYFGKISEENVKNNFVLIYELLDEILDFGYPQNSETGALKTFITQQGIKSQHHTKEEQSQITSQVTSQVTGQIGWRREGIKYRHNKLFLDVMEXLLMSPQGQVPSAHVSGHVVMKSYLSGMPECKFGMNDKIVIDKQGKGGSSEDGAKSGKQSIATDDCTFHQCVRLSKFDSERSISFIPPDRDYELMRYRTTKDIILPFRVIPLVREVGRTKLEVKVVIKSNFKSSLLTQKIEFQRLISIQIC